Proteins encoded by one window of Thunnus thynnus chromosome 3, fThuThy2.1, whole genome shotgun sequence:
- the asah1b gene encoding acid ceramidase, with protein sequence MGHFVFLILAVLFSVTSTQFIPPYTEDCRTGMYPPNGPTFKGSVPWYTVDLDLPPSKRWSALITDKKTDLVNMIQAIKDLANAFVPSGKLIEMVDVTLPLMVESLPYPFSDEIKGIAAVSGVPLGEVVLFNIFYEVFTVCTSVVAEDSKGNLFHGRNLDFGLFMGWDAKNKSWIISEKLKPLVVNTEFKRNNQTVFKSTNFAGYVGMLTGIKPHIFTLTMNERFSLDGGYIGILEWILGKRDGMWMSFLTRSVLENATSYEEAKNQLAQTKLLAPAYFILGGNSTGQGCIITRSRLLSIDVLEIDLKLGRWYVLETNYDHWKEPLFLDDRRTPGMKCMNQTTQTNVSLKTLYDVLSTKPVLNKLTTYTTLMQVSEGKLESYIRDCPNPCMPW encoded by the exons ATGGgtcactttgtttttctcattttagcGGTTTTATTTTCCGTCACATCGACTCAGTTTATTCCTCCG tatacagAAGACTGCCGGACAGGCATGTATCCTCCAAATGGTCCCAC GTTCAAAGGATCTGTCCCTTGGTACACGGTGGATCTCGATTTACCGCCCAGCAAGAGATGGTCGGCTCTGattactgacaaaaaaacagac CTGGTCAACATGATCCAGGCCATCAAAGACTTGGCCAATGCTTTTGTGCCAAGTGGGAAGCTGATAGAGATGGTTGACGTTACACTG CCTTTGATGGTGGAATCGCTGCCGTACCCGTTCAGTGATGAAATCAAAGGAATTGCAGCTGTTTCAGGCGTTCCTCTTG GTGAAGTTGTCTTGTTCAACATCTTCTATGAGGTTTTCACTGTGTGCACCTCGGTTGTTGCAGAAGACTCTAAAG GTAACCTCTTTCATGGTAGAAATCTGGATTTTGGATTATTTATGGG CTGGGATGCCAAAAACAAGTCATGGATCATTAGTGAGAAGCTGAAGCCTCTGGTGGTCAACACCGAGTTCAAGAGAAATAACCAGACAGTCTTCAAATCTACAAACTTTGCTGGATATGTTGGCATGCTGACTGGCATCAAGCCT CACATATTCACTCTGACTATGAATGAGCGCTTCAGCCTCGATGGAGGATACATTG GAATCTTGGAGTGGATCCTGGGAAAGAGAGATGGGATGTGGATGAGCTTTCTCACTCGCTCTGTCCTAGAAAATGCAACCAG CTACGAGGAGGCCAAAAATCAGCTGGCTCAGACCAAGCTGCTCGCTCCAGCCTACTTCATCCTCGGGGGAAACAGCACAGGCCAGGGCTGCATCATCACCCGGTCCAGACTGCTCAGTATCGATGTCTTGGA GATTGACCTGAAGCTGGGCCGGTGGTATGTCCTGGAGACAAACTATGACCACTGGAAGGAGCCTCTTTTCCTGGATGATCGCAGAACTCCTGGCATGAAGTGTATGAACCAGACCACACAGACC AACGTCTCACTGAAGACCTTGTATGACGTGCTATCGACTAAACCAGTTCTGAACAAG TTGACCACGTACACAACACTGATGCAAGTGTCCGAAGGCAAACTGGAATCGTATATCCGTGACTGCCCAAACCCCTGCATGCCCTGGTGA